In the genome of Cryptomeria japonica chromosome 8, Sugi_1.0, whole genome shotgun sequence, one region contains:
- the LOC131028502 gene encoding extensin, translating to MDSRGKMNFSSMSLVVLISACVLVAVMPSDATYHTSNPPPKAYYYKSPPPPVHLPSPVPKTPVVKPHPPPKPVSPPHYIYKSPPPPVPKIAPPKPTPTFPPPSPVHTPPKPYHHMPPPSPVYTPPKTSPPPHHEKPPKAPVSPPYEHKSPPPPKVEIKPPQPPVVTPSPPKAVPVYPPPHSKSPVYPPPTHHYSYKSPPPPY from the coding sequence ATGGACTCGAGAGGAAAGATGAACTTCAGCAGCATGTCTTTGGTGGTTTTAATTTCAGCCTGTGTTTTGGTAGCAGTAATGCCATCTGATGCCACATACCATACTAGCAATCCTCCCCCAAAGGCTTACTACTACAAGTCTCCTCCTCCACCTGTCCACCTGCCATCACCAGTTCCCAAGACTCCAGTTGTGAAGCCACATCCTCCTCCAAAGCCTGTATCTCCTCCCCATTACATTTACAAATCACCACCTCCACCTGTCCCTAAGAttgctcctcccaagccaactccaaCATTTCCTCCTCCTTCACCAGTCCACACTCCACCCAAACCATATCATCATATGCCTCCTCCTTCACCAGTTTACACTCCCCCCAAAACATCTCCTCCCCCTCACCATGAGAAGCCACCAAAGGCACCAGtatctcctccatatgaacataaaTCCCCACCTCCTCCAAAGGTGGAAATTAAACCTCCTCAACCTCCAGTTGTAACTCCTTCCCCACCCAAGGCAGTGCCCGTGTACCCACCTCCCCATTCTAAATCCCCAGTCTACCCACCACCCACTCATCACTACTCTTACAAGTCTCCTCCTCCTCCATACTAG